A portion of the Bubalus kerabau isolate K-KA32 ecotype Philippines breed swamp buffalo chromosome 1, PCC_UOA_SB_1v2, whole genome shotgun sequence genome contains these proteins:
- the MFNG gene encoding beta-1,3-N-acetylglucosaminyltransferase manic fringe, whose protein sequence is MQCRLLRGLAGVLLTLLCMGLLSLRYRSSPSPQRVPDTPELSPPSPRPSELQLHDVFIAVKTTQAFHHSRLELLLNTWVSRTREQTFIFTDSPDEGLQERLGSHLVVTNCSAEHSHPALSCKMAAEFDAFLASGLRWFCHVDDDNYLNPRALLKLLKTFPQTRDVYVGRPSLNRPIHASEPQPHNRTKLVQFWFATGGAGFCINRKLALKMAPWASGSHFMDTSALIRLPDDCTVGYIIECKLGGHLQSCPLFHSHLETLQLLEAAQLPEQVTLSYGVFEGKLNVIKLHGPFSPEEDPSRFHSLHCLLYPDTPWCPQLVA, encoded by the exons ATGCAGTGCCGGCTCCTCCGGGGCCTGGCCGGAGTCCTTCTCACCCTTCTGTGCATGGGGCTCCTCTCCCTACGGTACCGCTCAAGCCCGTCCCCGCAGCGTGTGCCCGACACCCCCGAGCTGAGCCCGCCAAGCCCTCGGCCCTCCGAGCTGCAGCTCCACGATGTCTTCATCGCAGTCAAGACGACCCAGGCCTTCCACCACTCCCGCCTGGAGCTGCTGCTCAACACGTGGGTCTCCAGGACCAGGGAACAG ACGTTCATCTTCACTGACAGCCCAGATGAAGGCCTCCAGGAGAGACTGG GGTCCCACCTTGTGGTCACCAACTGCTCTGCGGAGCACAGCCACCCTGCCCTGTCCTGCAAGATGGCTGCTGAATTTGATGCCTTCTTGGCCAGTGGGCTGAG ATGGTTCTGCCATGTGGATGATGACAACTATCTGAATCCGAGGGCGCTGCTGAAGTTGCTGAAAACCTTCCCCCAGACCCGCGACGTCTATGTAGGCCGGCCTAGCCTGAATCGGCCAATTCACGCTTCGGAGCCGCAACCTCACAACCGCACA AAGCTGGTACAGTTCTGGTTTGCCACCGGGGGAGCTGGCTTCTGCATCAACCGCaaactggctttgaagatggccCCCTGGGCCAG TGGCTCCCACTTCATGGACACATCTGCCCTCATCCGGCTGCCTGACGACTGCACCGTGGGCTACATCATTGAGTGCAAGCTGGGTGGCCACCTGCAGTCCTGTCCCCTCTTCCACTCCCACCTGGAGACCCTGCAGCTGCTGGAGGCTGCCCAGCTCCCGGAGCAG GTCACCCTTAGCTACGGCGTCTTTGAGGGGAAACTCAACGTCATTAAGCTCCATGGCCCCTTCTCGCCTGAGGAGGACCCCTCCAG GTTTCACTCCCTTCATTGTCTCCTCTACCCGGATACTCCCTGGTGCCCGCAGCTGGTGGCCTGA